The following coding sequences are from one Nicotiana tomentosiformis chromosome 3, ASM39032v3, whole genome shotgun sequence window:
- the LOC104103048 gene encoding uncharacterized protein codes for MQPPHQHSRINLAELKAQIVKKLGPDRSKQYFYYLNRLLSLKISKVEFNKLCLRILGRENIPLHNQFIRSILRNACSAKVPPPTHETDVLKPGAAVGSNEPPNDVYEQNGSHVSSSQASSQPGLSNGDILPLSPRKARTGSRDRRAGDRRSALGQNGKTSYTFQQPTTTESSFDVMENGDTYPPDARRAVQHYQGLLQRTDDEREASGQETARFSVIKRSQVGPVSVYNKDQVRDDGKEMHARSQLQAPLGVPFCPVSVGGARKALPLATNSKCVSSSSCGALLDSVSLRERMEQIAAEQGLEGVAIDCANLLNNGLDSYLRGLIRSCVQLVGARSGHEPTTNNTKKQQTHMKLVNGLRPGHHFQISSGRPSEVMQEHAPHNLISLQDFRVAMELNSRQLGEDWPLLLEKICTRTFEE; via the coding sequence ATGCAACCTCCACATCAGCATTCGCGGATCAATCTTGCTGAGCTGAAAGCTCAGATTGTGAAGAAACTTGGACCTGACAGGTCTAAACAGTACTTCTATTACTTAAATAGGTTATTGAGTTTGAAAATAAGCAAGGTTGAGTTCAATAAGCTTTGTCTTAGGATATTGGGTAGAGAGAACATTCCACTGCATAATCAGTTCATTCGTTCTATTTTGAGAAATGCTTGTAGCGCAAAAGTTCCACCGCCAACTCATGAGACTGATGTTTTGAAGCCTGGTGCAGCAGTTGGAAGTAATGAGCCCCCAAACGATGTTTATGAGCAAAATGGATCACATGTTTCCTCGAGCCAGGCTTCAAGTCAACCAGGTTTGTCTAATGGGGATATTCTCCCTTTATCTCCTCGAAAGGCCAGAACAGGCTCTCGTGATCGTAGGGCTGGGGATCGCCGTAGTGCACTTGGTCAAAATGGGAAGACCAGTTACACTTTTCAACAACCGACAACAACAGAATCGAGTTTTGACGTCATGGAAAATGGAGATACTTATCCACCTGATGCACGGAGGGCTGTGCAGCATTATCAAGGACTCTTGCAGCGAACTGATGATGAAAGGGAGGCATCTGGTCAAGAAACTGCCAGATTTTCTGTAATAAAGAGATCACAGGTAGGTCCAGTTTCTGTATATAACAAAGACCAGGTTAGAGATGATGGGAAAGAGATGCACGCAAGGAGTCAGCTCCAAGCTCCACTTGGGGTTCCATTTTGCCCTGTTAGTGTAGGTGGAGCACGTAAAGCATTGCCTTTGGCAACGAATAGCAAATGTGTTAGCTCTTCTagttgtggtgctttgttggatAGTGTATCACTAAGGGAACGCATGGAGCAGATTGCTGCAGAACAAGGCCTTGAAGGAGTGGCCATCGATTGTGCCAACTTGTTGAACAATGGATTAGATTCTTACTTAAGAGGTTTAATTCGATCTTGTGTTCAACTTGTGGGGGCAAGGTCAGGGCATGAGCCTACAACGAACAACACCAAGAAACAGCAGACCCATATGAAGCTTGTCAATGGCCTCAGACCAGGTCATCATTTTCAGATAAGTAGTGGTAGACCTTCAGAAGTCATGCAAGAACATGCTCCCCATAACTTGATATCGTTGCAAGATTTTAGGGTTGCCATGGAGCTGAACTCCCGGCAACTTGGCGAAGACTGGCCATTGCTGCTGGAAAAAATATGTACACGCACATTTGAAGAATAA
- the LOC104103050 gene encoding ribulose bisphosphate carboxylase/oxygenase activase, chloroplastic: MALLFRTPLPSFHSSTFLCNFTPSIPLSPFKQFPNYSFLSARCSTSESQQSESQDSNQDAPKKKKRLSEQSSWEAKDSDGNDYLYRLGAEADNMNIAVGARAGVIDDLFAGNFLGKDSDIVFDYRQKVTRSFAYLQGDYYIAPAFLDKVVCHIVKNYISHLLNAKVPLILGIWGGKGQGKSFQTELIFQAMGIEPVIMSAGELESERAGEPGKLIRERYRTASQVVQNQGKMSCLMINDIDAGLGRFGNTQVTVNNQIVVGTLMNLCDNPTRVSVGQDWRQNDITHRIPIIVTGNDFSTMYAPLIRDGRMEKFYWQPTQEDIENIVCRMYEKDGITKDEVATIVNTFPNQALDFYGAMRSRTYDQSILKWVEDTGGSEDIGRRLIRQRKKGELPVFVPPEQTVEALLESGYSLVKEQKLIMDSKLSKEYMKNMDE; encoded by the exons ATGGCTCTCCTCTTCAGAACTCCTCTCCCCAGTTTTCACTCATCTACTTTCCTCTGCAACTTCACCCCCTCAATTCCACTTTCCCCTTTTAAGCAATTTCCCAATTACTCTTTTCTCTCTGCTCGTTGCTCTACTAGCGAAAGCCAACAGAGTGAGAGCCAAGACTCAAATCAAGATGcaccaaagaagaagaaaagactcTCTGAACAGTCCTCATGGGAAGCCAAAGATTCCGACGGCAACGATTATCTTTACAGGCTTGGCGCTGAAGCCGATAATATGAATATCGCTGTTGGTGCTAGGGCTGGAGTCATCGATGATCTCTTCGCCGGCAATTTCCTTGGAAAAGACT CGGATATTGTGTTTGATTATAGACAGAAGGTGACTAGGTCGTTTGCGTACCTTCAAGGCGACTACTATATTGCTCCGGCGTTTCTG GATAAAGTTG TGTGTCACATTGTGAAGAACTACATTTCTCATCTTTTGAACGCCAAAGTTCCTCTGATTCTAG GCATTTGGGGAGGAAAGGGGCAAGGCAAATCATTTCAGACTGAACTGATCTTTCAGGCAATGGGGATTGAACCTGTCATTATGTCTGCAGGAGAACTGGAATCAGAAAGAGCTG GAGAACCAGGCAAGTTAATACGTGAACGTTACAGAACTGCTTCTCAAGTGGTTCAGAACCAA GGAAAAATGAGTTGTTTGATGATCAATGACATTGATGCTGGCCTTGGCAGATTTG GTAACACTCAAGTGACTGTCAACAACCAAATTGTTGTTGGAACTCTGATGAATTTGTGTGATAATCCTACAAGGGTAAGCGTTGGGCAAGACTGGAGACAAAACGATATAACACACAGGATTCCTATTATTGTTACAGGAAATGATTTTTCAACAATGTATGCTCCCCTAATTCGTGATGGGAGAATGGAAAAGTTCTATTG GCAGCCCACCCAAGAAGACATCGAGAATATTGTTTGCAGAATGTACGAGAAAGATGGCATAACAAAAGATGAGGTTGCGACCATTGTTAATACATTCCCGAATCAAG CATTGGATTTTTATGGAGCTATGAGATCTAGAACGTACGACCAGTCCATCCTAAAG TGGGTTGAAGACACTGGAGGTTCTGAAGATATTGGCAGAAGATTAATTCGTCAAAGAAAGAAAGGAGAACTTCCGGTTTTTGTTCCTCCAGAG CAAACGGTTGAAGCTTTACTTGAATCAGGATACTCTCTTGTCAAAGAACAAAAGTTGATTATGGATAGCAAACTTTCAAAAGAATACATGAAGAACATGGATGAATAG
- the LOC104103051 gene encoding E3 ubiquitin-protein ligase RSL1-like, with amino-acid sequence MSDRIDVLAMMISDEEFAEKLQMQHVLGASYESSQGFCGICNKKKGADRMFKLQICSRHSFCSHCIGLYAQSKIRDNVFPITCPGLRCRVVIQPESCRSIIPVNTFARWEEGSAESAIPNGEKFYCPYKRCSGLFIHDRHEEIVQCICPLCKKLFCAKCRVPWHTGRDCDKFQKVEKDREDELKLKLLAEIKKWKECPKCKSIVEKVDGCIHMTCRCKMEFCYVCGGTWSERHWSCQD; translated from the exons ATGTCAGATCGTATTGATGTCTTGGCTATGATGATATCAGATGAGGAATTTGCAGAGAAACTGCAGATGCAACATGTTCTCGGAGCCTCTTATGAAAGTTCCCAAGGATTCTGTGGAATTTGCAATAAGAAAAAGGGAGCAGATCGAATGTTCAAACTCCAAATCTGCTCTCGTCATTCTTTCTGTTCTCACTGCATAGGTCTTTATGCCCAATCCAAGATTCGCGACAACGTTTTCCCTATAACTTGTCCAGGTTTGAGATGTCGTGTCGTAATTCAACCCGAATCTTGTAGGTCTATCATTCCAGTAAATACATTTGCAAGGTGGGAAGAGGGCTCGGCCGAGTCAGCTATTCCTAATGGTGAAAAATTCTATTGTCCTTATAAAAGATGTTCAGGGCTGTTCATTCATGATCGACATGAAGAGATCGTTCAGTGCATTTGTCCTCTGTGCAAAAAACTGTTCTGTGCGAAGTGCCGAGTCCCTTGGCACACTGGGCGTGATTGTGACAAGTTTCAAAAGGTAGAAAAAGACAGAGAAGATGAGCTAAAACTTAAGCTGCTTGCTGAGATCAAAAAATGGAAGGAATGCCCCAAGTGCAAATCCATTGTGGAGAAGGTTGATGGCTGTATACACATGACTTGCAG GTGTAAAATGGAATTTTGCTACGTATGTGGAGGAACGTGGAGCGAAAGGCATTGGAGTTGCCAAGACTAG